One genomic segment of Myxococcus guangdongensis includes these proteins:
- a CDS encoding PilZ domain-containing protein, with amino-acid sequence MHCEHCLSEHSDALPCPPAARRHATSRASPHRPLTRTPAPCDVRIQHPQGLQAHRVEVCKGGLFLGCEEPFPPLFTRLELTLRLDGEDFTCEGEVVRHVDTAHARTWGSTAGIGVQLLPPPPRLRELLSRTSPPPAEDALTSP; translated from the coding sequence ATGCACTGCGAGCACTGCCTGTCGGAACACTCCGATGCACTGCCGTGCCCACCCGCCGCGCGACGCCACGCCACCTCGCGCGCGAGCCCTCATCGTCCCCTCACGAGGACTCCCGCCCCCTGTGACGTCCGCATCCAGCATCCCCAGGGCCTCCAGGCCCACCGCGTCGAGGTCTGCAAGGGCGGCCTCTTCCTCGGCTGCGAGGAGCCCTTCCCTCCCCTCTTCACGCGGCTGGAGTTGACGCTGCGCCTGGACGGCGAGGACTTCACCTGCGAGGGCGAGGTGGTGCGCCACGTCGACACCGCGCACGCCCGCACGTGGGGCTCCACAGCGGGCATCGGCGTGCAGCTGCTGCCCCCACCTCCCCGACTGCGCGAGCTGCTCTCCCGGACGAGCCCTCCACCGGCCGAGGACGCCCTCACTTCACCGTGA
- a CDS encoding neutral/alkaline ceramidase — protein MRVHPVRLVLAWVLVWGTVAWGQGAAPGAGLGDCEGNTRFLVGAGLGDITGPAAEVGMMGYGQLSQQTAGLHQRLRSRAFVIVSPCNGRRVAIVSADLGMMFQAVKTQVVERLRARFGAVYSNDNVLLGATHTHSGPGGFSHHTLYNLTTFGFVPQNFEAIVSGIVTSIARAHSRLGEGTLRLEAGELLGASLNRSPEAYRLNPSSERARYPHDVDTRMTLLRMTRAQGGDVGLINWFAVHATSMGNDNRLISGDNKGLASYWFEKAHDKGDTFVAAFAQANAGDVTPNILGGTHGGGADDFEDTELSARKQHDFAARLWARATTPLVGGVDSRHTFVKMDAVDVAPEYTDGTPRRTCPAAIGLSMLAGAEDGPGYGVEGASCAVIHDLWSQFTCALITTPCQGEKPIVLEMGTMLPHPWSPDVLPLQLVTVGPLALVAVPFEVTTMAGRRLRRTVLERLGPRGITEVVVVGLANDYAGYVATREEYARQAYEGASTHFGPWTLAALQQGFDALAVGLGEGHPVPPGPPPTDLRYIQASLRPGVVYDDKLLWVEFGDVVTDAKASYARGDTVRVTFWGGHPKNDLRLEGTYLRVQRKGSIGAWVDVADDGDWETRFRWERESCVPTLGCSHVTVEWHIPRDAAPGTYRVLHEGEWKSGWDARVRPYYGASRVFTVK, from the coding sequence ATGCGCGTACACCCGGTCCGGCTGGTGCTGGCGTGGGTCCTCGTCTGGGGGACGGTGGCGTGGGGGCAGGGCGCCGCGCCCGGTGCGGGGCTCGGGGACTGCGAGGGCAACACGCGCTTCCTGGTGGGCGCGGGCCTGGGCGACATCACCGGCCCCGCCGCGGAGGTGGGGATGATGGGCTATGGCCAGCTCTCGCAGCAGACGGCGGGGCTCCACCAGCGGCTGCGCTCGCGGGCCTTCGTCATCGTCTCGCCGTGCAACGGACGTCGGGTGGCCATCGTCAGCGCGGACCTGGGGATGATGTTCCAGGCGGTGAAGACGCAGGTGGTGGAGCGGCTGCGCGCGCGCTTCGGCGCCGTGTATTCGAATGACAACGTGCTGCTCGGCGCCACGCACACGCACTCGGGGCCGGGCGGCTTCTCGCACCACACCCTCTACAACCTGACGACGTTCGGCTTCGTGCCGCAGAACTTCGAGGCCATCGTCTCCGGCATCGTCACGTCGATTGCCCGGGCCCACTCGCGGCTGGGGGAGGGGACGCTGCGGCTCGAGGCGGGGGAGCTGCTGGGGGCCAGCCTCAACCGCTCGCCGGAGGCCTACCGGCTCAATCCGTCCTCGGAGCGCGCCCGGTATCCCCATGACGTGGACACGCGGATGACGCTGCTGCGGATGACGCGCGCGCAAGGCGGCGACGTGGGGCTCATCAACTGGTTCGCCGTGCACGCGACGTCCATGGGCAACGACAACCGCCTCATCAGCGGGGACAACAAGGGGCTGGCCTCGTACTGGTTCGAGAAGGCGCACGACAAGGGGGACACGTTCGTCGCGGCCTTCGCCCAGGCGAACGCGGGCGACGTCACGCCCAACATCCTGGGCGGCACCCATGGCGGTGGGGCCGACGACTTCGAGGACACGGAGCTGTCCGCGCGCAAGCAGCACGACTTCGCCGCGCGGCTGTGGGCCCGGGCCACGACGCCGCTCGTGGGGGGCGTGGACTCCCGGCACACCTTCGTGAAGATGGACGCGGTGGACGTGGCCCCCGAGTACACGGATGGGACGCCGCGCCGCACGTGTCCCGCGGCGATTGGACTGTCGATGCTGGCGGGCGCGGAGGATGGGCCCGGCTATGGCGTGGAGGGCGCGTCGTGCGCCGTCATCCATGACCTGTGGAGCCAGTTCACCTGCGCGCTCATCACCACGCCCTGCCAGGGCGAGAAGCCCATCGTGCTGGAGATGGGCACCATGCTGCCGCACCCGTGGAGCCCGGACGTGCTGCCGTTGCAGCTGGTGACGGTGGGGCCGCTCGCGCTGGTGGCGGTGCCGTTCGAGGTGACGACGATGGCGGGGCGGCGGCTGCGCCGGACGGTGCTGGAGCGGCTCGGGCCCCGGGGCATCACGGAGGTGGTCGTCGTGGGGCTGGCCAATGACTACGCGGGCTATGTCGCCACGCGCGAGGAGTACGCGCGCCAGGCCTACGAGGGCGCGTCGACGCACTTCGGACCGTGGACGCTCGCGGCGCTGCAGCAGGGGTTCGACGCGCTCGCGGTGGGGCTCGGCGAGGGACATCCCGTGCCTCCGGGGCCTCCGCCCACGGACCTGCGCTACATCCAGGCGAGCCTCCGGCCCGGCGTGGTGTACGACGACAAGCTGCTCTGGGTGGAGTTCGGCGACGTCGTCACGGACGCCAAGGCGTCGTACGCGCGAGGGGACACGGTGAGGGTCACGTTCTGGGGCGGGCACCCGAAGAACGACTTGCGCCTGGAGGGGACGTACCTGCGCGTGCAGCGCAAGGGCTCCATCGGCGCGTGGGTGGACGTGGCGGATGACGGTGACTGGGAGACGCGCTTCCGGTGGGAGCGCGAGAGCTGTGTGCCCACGCTGGGGTGCTCGCACGTCACGGTGGAGTGGCACATCCCGCGCGACGCCGCGCCGGGCACGTACCGCGTCCTGCACGAGGGCGAGTGGAAGTCCGGCTGGGATGCGCGCGTGCGCCCGTACTACGGCGCCTCGCGCGTGTTCACGGTGAAGTGA
- a CDS encoding Hint domain-containing protein, which produces MKRLSYLVVLACAVLSTSASAQLSTRCFTDDQLTTYTLSQGRNNWSFRCGYITQAKRDFLNSEGEYQVFASGCYSFATTGPTATCNFFIPADENAACIPNLVKLGTCVTGCYTAKEKVSFGGEYWPIADAYASGVRTVTALSKDASLVAPTTGEQAIRAFVAGDTVEDVFALQTVDGRRVEVTSEHPMVLATGEMVKAKTLQAGDVLLGVHGEKVDLKDVSVFRYEGTTWNVQPLSKEKIENVLDVEGLLTGSVRFQNEWADDHYRLSLRDEASVDGL; this is translated from the coding sequence ATGAAGCGACTGTCGTATCTGGTTGTCCTCGCGTGCGCGGTGCTTTCCACGTCGGCGTCGGCGCAGCTGTCCACGCGCTGCTTCACCGACGACCAGCTGACCACGTACACGCTGTCCCAGGGTCGCAACAACTGGTCCTTCCGGTGCGGCTACATCACCCAGGCGAAGCGGGACTTCCTGAACTCGGAGGGCGAGTACCAGGTGTTCGCGAGCGGCTGTTACTCCTTCGCGACCACCGGCCCGACGGCCACGTGCAACTTCTTCATCCCGGCCGACGAGAACGCGGCGTGCATCCCCAACCTGGTGAAGCTGGGCACGTGCGTGACGGGTTGCTACACGGCCAAGGAGAAGGTGTCCTTCGGCGGTGAGTACTGGCCCATCGCGGACGCGTATGCGTCCGGCGTGCGCACGGTGACGGCGCTCAGCAAGGACGCGTCGCTGGTGGCGCCCACCACGGGCGAGCAGGCCATCCGCGCCTTCGTCGCCGGCGACACGGTGGAGGACGTGTTCGCCCTGCAGACGGTGGACGGCCGCCGCGTCGAGGTGACGTCCGAGCACCCCATGGTGCTCGCCACCGGTGAGATGGTGAAGGCCAAGACGCTCCAGGCCGGCGACGTGCTGCTCGGCGTGCACGGCGAGAAGGTGGACCTGAAGGACGTCTCCGTCTTCCGCTACGAGGGGACCACCTGGAACGTGCAGCCGCTCAGCAAGGAGAAGATTGAGAACGTGCTGGACGTGGAGGGCCTGCTCACGGGCTCGGTGCGCTTCCAGAACGAGTGGGCGGACGACCACTACCGGTTGTCGCTGCGTGACGAGGCCAGCGTCGACGGCCTGTAG